AATAAGAAGCAGAATTCGGAAGATCGGAAAAGGCAACTTTTGACACCTTTACTTGATGACTCTTATAATGGTACACCCACAGTTTTGAGAAGCAAGCTGGCGTTACGATCCAAATGGATCAAGCAAAAGCGTGCTGCTGTTATGGACGCCAAAGCATTACAAGAAATATTTATGGTTAGATAGATTTACCCATTGTAATACAGATTTATCCGCTGCATATGGATATGTAAAGTTAGAAATCAGGTTAGGTAAATAGTTTCTACAACATCACCAGAGAAACACTTCCAATGGAAAACACAACCAACAATGTGACAAAATATATTTGGATGACGCCTACTCCTGGAGTAACTCTACAAGCAGCATTtctcaaagaagaggaggacgtagaagaacttgagaaACGTGTACTAGACTCTGGGAGGTCGGCACTAGCTGATGCAGCACTAAGAACAGACGAACAAGAACCGGATAGGCTGGCAGTGCTGACCAAACTAGCTGATCCCGAGAAATCACAAGCTTTCTTATTGCGATTCTGGTCTTCGTAGTACTGATTCAATATGTAGGAAAGCTTTTCCTTCGGAGAACAGTATGAGTAAGCACCGTAGGAACCACTAGTACCATTAGCCGTGATATCAGCGCAATTTGTTACTCCACATATAACGCCAAACAAGTCACCGTAGTCTTTCTCGTGGACATCGTTCGAAACTACACATCTCAACGTCTGCTCAAGACACTTGCAGACCTTTTTCTGTGGAGTAGGAGGTAATTTGGTTGCGGCACTCCAATCGGAAGAAGACGTAGGGCAAGCTATACTGGAAGTGCAAGAGGCAGATGCATCAGAAAGCCAAGCAAAAGTTGGACTAACAGCATTAATCTCCGAAGAATAATATGGGAAGTCGTCCATGGTGGAAACAGTGTCACCGTCAATAGAGACCAAGCCGTAATTGTTAGCCTCCTCAAAGTACATATAAACTATGCCTCCAGACCAGACATCAGTCATCTCATCAGAAAATAATGCTTTTACCTCTGTGAATTTTCTTGGCTGAACTTCATTACAACCGTAttcagagaagaagactggAATAGTCAAATTGGAAAACTCTTCCGTTCTCGCTTTGTATCCAGAGGCActgaaagatgatgatccaCACCATTCGTACATGTTGATACCGTAAAAGTCGGCGTGAATATCCTCCTTTCCGCAAGCAAAGTAGTCTGCAGATGCAACACGGGTATCAGAATCGTCATTAGCGGAATAACCGACTGGAATGTCTCTGTATCCCTGGTCTGTCATGTATTGCTTAGTATCACGAATTGCAGCCTTAACAAATGCTGCAGCACTACTGGTGGAAGAATTGGTGATAACCTCGTTACCGGCGAAGAATCCCAAAACGTTGTCGTATTGTTGCATCTCGTCAATAACGGAAGTGTATCTATCGTATAAGTCCAAATTCCAGGAAGGATTGGTGCTGATAATAGATTCATCAGGGGAAGAAAGATCGGCAATCACATAAATTCCTGCCTGCTCCAATAGCTTCATACAAGCATCATGAGACTGGGAGAAGTTTAAAGCGTAGACACGGATAACGTTAGTGTTCAACAGTTGCAAATAAGGAATATCTCTTCTACAACTTTTTTCATCCGTCAATGGATCCACAAACTTAGCATTGGTGGTTAGACCAGAGGTATCTTTCTGATAAGCAAGACCTCTAATATAAAATTGAGAGCCGTTGCTGCTAAAAAACAACTTGTTACCGAATGCCTCCACGGTATCGATTGATAATGCAGTCTTAGTCAATGCCAAGAGAGTAATGGTTGCAGCTGCTAAATGCATAGCAAACaagcagagaaaaagaaggtcCTCAAGTGTGAAAAAAGATCCAGTTGGAGAATGACCTATACTAGTAGGGTCAATTTGTTTTCATGTTCTGCTCACTTCGAtatattcatcttctgcagAATGCAAGCCTGCCCTCAGTTTTCTTCAGACGTACACAAGCGGCAGCAGAAAGATGAAGTGCTATTATTTCGAGTTcgaatttgatgattcagTAGTATCGGGTGGGAAAAATGGGTCACAATTAGCATATTGTACCGTAAATcagaaaatagaaaatagCACCAGATAACTGCGAGGAAGGGTCCTTCTTCATTCGGTCGCGTGGAGAACGGCTGATCTGAAGACCTGATCGAGAAAATaatggagagaaaagagacagTTTATTTTAATTCTTACCTGTTAAACAACAAATGTATTTAAGGCTATATAGACTCACATGAAAATGAACGACAATAGAGCGCCCAAGCTCATGGTTAGAGAGAACTGGTAACCGTCAGAAAGATTCAAACCTGCTGCTGCTCCcttagaagaagatgaagcagaagtaCTTGAACCAGAAGAGGCACTAGCAGTAGCCGAAGAACCACTAGAGGCGGTTCCAGTAAACGTACCTGTCACGGTACCTACGCCACTAGTACCGGCCTCGGACAAAACAGACTTGCATTGGGCATCAGTGGAACcagtcttcaaagaagcagagCCAGAGAAGTCACATGCAGAACTATCTCCCTGCTCCTCGTAGTACAAATTCAAGACAAACGAAAGCTTATCATCTGCATTACAGTAGGAATAGGCACCATATGTACCCTTTTCTCCGTCTGCATCAATGCCAGAGCAGTCAACCAAACCACAGACAACACTATACAAGTCTGCGTAATCATCCGTACTGACATCATCAGAAACAACACACGAAACTGCAGCAGCCATACACTCGCAAACACCCTCTTGAGGAGTAGGAGGTAAGGTTTCGTTTGCCTCCCAGTCGTCGCCTGTAGCGGGACAACTCATGGTT
The sequence above is a segment of the Brettanomyces nanus chromosome 4, complete sequence genome. Coding sequences within it:
- a CDS encoding uncharacterized protein (CAZy:GH72~EggNog:ENOG41): MLIDLLFLCLFAMHLAAATITLLALTKTALSIDTVEAFGNKLFFSSNGSQFYIRGLAYQKDTSGLTTNAKFVDPLTDEKSCRRDIPYLQLLNTNVIRVYALNFSQSHDACMKLLEQAGIYVIADLSSPDESIISTNPSWNLDLYDRYTSVIDEMQQYDNVLGFFAGNEVITNSSTSSAAAFVKAAIRDTKQYMTDQGYRDIPVGYSANDDSDTRVASADYFACGKEDIHADFYGINMYEWCGSSSFSASGYKARTEEFSNLTIPVFFSEYGCNEVQPRKFTEVKALFSDEMTDVWSGGIVYMYFEEANNYGLVSIDGDTVSTMDDFPYYSSEINAVSPTFAWLSDASASCTSSIACPTSSSDWSAATKLPPTPQKKVCKCLEQTLRCVVSNDVHEKDYGDLFGVICGVTNCADITANGTSGSYGAYSYCSPKEKLSYILNQYYEDQNRNKKACDFSGSASLVSTASLSGSCSSVLSAASASADLPESSTRFSSSSTSSSSLRNAACRVTPGVGVIQIYFVTLLVVFSIGSVSLVML